In Fundulus heteroclitus isolate FHET01 chromosome 17, MU-UCD_Fhet_4.1, whole genome shotgun sequence, the following are encoded in one genomic region:
- the gcc1 gene encoding GRIP and coiled-coil domain-containing protein 1: MEKFGMSFGGGPSRKELLDTVESQKKQLVQYQTRFKDVVRAYKSLLKEKEALEASLKVLTVTQDLDLKQQEPPTARRLDLLDDGCSLHSEDSVDTAASVDAASETTRGEQSEEEQGDPGQRSTLDADSSGMEAEQQQTSTPSGVEADRRIAQLKSQLGTLTASLTTVTQEKSRMEASFQADKRQLKQEVQELQERLAAVTSEQEAELHALQQQVAEGRARIITQQHEREQEQGDHAQQLRELQRLLQQERDLRQDAELRLHDASTALLASSQAVDRGVESEAHLNQVREERDELRRRLQAAEEEQKKPDPRVEELQRELQELKNSFQQQIHNETKKVCEAEERARERAQSAELRVAGLEQHVSELSELLGSCEKAKQRDQQAAQRLRDRILQLDTENKTLAIAASSRSSTDLSLDESQLDVAVLKDKLQTVKKLLVLAAQRNPDQNIQDLANTQEDVEEPGSDRTAAQVYQQELQQLRDEFERYKLRAQVVLKNKNAKDGCQAKELEEVRDQLSELREKYITLRIQGDEAEARHCQQLEERQQQAAALQHSHRQELERTEAQHRDELQRLEAELHKHRERTMALLDEKDQELERLRSAVLSCSRDTSEAAMADGLQEVGPDCEGDAVSQALRQAAPTESTLLLYAEQLARKEVEVGGLRRQKNRLEEDLHQLQARLIANAERHEEETAELRGQLDKLVRDQSREGANLEYLKNVIYKFLTLQDASGRLQTLNAILTILHFSPQEKHDVTRLQGPAWWAPARR, from the exons ATGGAGAAGTTCGGGATGAGCTTTGGCGGCGGTCCCAGCAGGAAGGAGCTGCTGGACACCGTCGAGTCTCAGAAAAAGCAGCTGGTCCAGTACCAGACCCGCTTTAAGGATGTAGTCCGGGCCTACAAGAGTCTTCTGAAGGAGAAGGAGGCCCTGGAAGCCAGTCTGAAGGTCCTGACCGTGACTCAGGATCTGGACCTTAAGCAGCAGGAGCCGCCTACTGCCAGGCGCTTGGACCTGCTGGATGACGGTTGCTCTCTGCACAGCGAGGACAGCGTGGACACAGCAGCGTCTGTGGATGCAGCCAGCGAGACCACGAGGGGGGAGCAAAGCGAGGAGGAGCAGGGAGACCCGGGTCAGAGGTCTACG CTTGACGCTGACAGCAGCGGCATGGAGGCGGAGCAACAGCAAACATCAACCCCCTCCGGCGTGGAGGCGGACCGCCGCATCGCCCAGCTGAAGAGCCAACTGGGCACGCTCACTGCGTCCCTGACCACCGTGACGCAGGAGAAGTCTCGGATGGAGGCGAGCTTCCAGGCCGACAAGCGTCAGCTGAAGCAGGAagtgcaggagctgcaggagcgTCTGGCCGCCGTGACGTCGGAGCAGGAGGCGGAGCTGCAcgctctgcagcagcaggtcGCAGAGGGCCGCGCGCGCATCATCACGCAGCAGCACGAAAGGGAGCAGGAGCAGGGAGACCACGCCCAGCAGCtgagggagctgcagagactccTGCAGCAGGAGCGAGACCTGCGGCAGGACGCCGAGCTGCGTCTGCACGACGCCAGCACCGCCCTCCTGGCCTCCTCGCAGGCTGTGGACCGGGGGGTGGAGTCGGAGGCACACCTTAACCAGGTGAGGGAGGAGAGAGACGAGCTGCGGAGGAGGCTGCAGGCTGCCGAGGAGGAGCAGAAGAAACCAGATCCCAgagtggaggagctgcagcgggAACTCCAAGAGCTGAAGAACTCGTTCCAGCAGCAGATCCACAACGAGACCAAGAAG gTTTGCGAGGCAGAGGAGCGTGCACGTGAGCGCGCGCAGTCTGCAGAGCTTCGGGTGGCGGGTTTGGAGCAGCACGTCTCGGAGCTGTCGGAGCTGCTGGGATCCTGCGAGAAGGCGAAGCAGCGGGACCAGCAGGCGGCTCAGAGGCTGAGAGACCGGATCCTGCAGCTGGACACGGAGAACAAGACGCTGGCCATCGCCGCCTCCAGCAGGTCGAGCACAGACCTCAGTCTGGACGAGTCGCAGCTGGACGTGGCTGTTCTGAAGGATAAACTGCAGACGGTGAAGAAGCTGCTGGTGCTGGCGGCTCAGAGGAACCCAGATCAGAACATCCAGGATCTGGCCAACACGCAGGAGGACGTGGAGGAGCCGGGGTCGGACAGAACCGCAGCGCAGGTTTAccagcaggagctgcagcagctgaggGACGAGTTTGAGCGCTACAAGCTGCGTGCCCAGGTggtgctgaagaacaagaacGCCAAAGACGGCTGCCAGGccaaggagctggaggaggtcCGGGACCAACTGTCGGAGCTCCGGGAGAAGTACATCACGCTGCGCATCCAGGGTGACGAGGCAGAGGCGCGGCACtgccagcagctggaggagcgGCAGCAGCAGGCGGCGGCGTTGCAGCACTCTCACAGACAGGAGCTGGAGCGAACGGAGGCGCAGCACCGCGACGAGCTGCAGCGGCTGGAGGCGGAGCTCCACAAGCACCGGGAGAGGACAATGGCGCTGCTGGACGAGAAGGaccaggagctggagaggcTGCGAAGCGCCGTGCTCAGCTGCAGCCGCGACACCAGCGAGGCGGCGATGGCCGACGGCCTGCAGGAGGTCGGCCCCGACTGCGAAGGCGACGCGGTCAGCCAGGCCCTGCGGCAGGCCGCGCCCACCGAGTCCACGCTGCTGCTGTACGCCGAGCAGCTGGCACGCAAAGAGGTGGAGGTGGGCGGCCTCCGGCGGCAGAAAAACCGACTGGAGGAGGACCTGCACCAGCTGCAGGCCAGGCTCATCGCCAACGCCGAGCGGCACGAGGAGGAGACGGCGGAGCTGCGGGGGCAGCTCGACAAGCTCGTCCGGGACCAGAGCCGAGAGGGGGCCAACCTGGAGTACCTGAAGAACGTCATCTACAAGTTCCTGACGCTGCAGGACGCCAGCGGGCGGCTGCAGACACTCAACGCCATCCTGACCATCCTGCATTTCAGCCCACAGGAGAAACACGACGTCACGAGGCTGCAGGGCCCCGCCTGGTGGGCCCCCGCACGGAGGTGA